Proteins encoded in a region of the Clostridium beijerinckii genome:
- a CDS encoding sensor histidine kinase, translating into MEKYKRQSNDFVMSKSIIIYIYIASIFLYFILKFIVNDANVHIPLIFRIYYITLSITLFVLLKQVRRFYKRYVSKIIIIFFSLMIFISAFGFIMKIYDANNLMEIKNYINLSRESILLIETFASYVLTEYYFERRKLKIESYGILILIITCTLLSHFSNLTILFVKIMYTVIEIPAFIKIVMNLKKSNYLREHGWSIIKVYISSTVLIFLINIYAFNNSQYIKEALIEVIHFANFTMLWNFIISRLVKDPYRALSSSLNYKNGELDELNHEIELGNTKLESSINLLKSKEYLYSTLFRFMPHPIIILNAENDRILFVNKQFLKISGISKKREIINKKISNYIDFINNNTENKDYNAILYIGNQKKFIKAEFLPYYENLSWKLLLIKDRTSKVLVDEIRKEVENKQIEESIRREFLSNISHDLKTPINVIYSAMQVEKIYVQKEDFDILKKYNDISKQNCISLIKLTNNLIDNSKINSHYLTPRLENMNIVEVIEDNVMSLVEYVKLNNIDLIFDTNTEECYLDIDREFMYRIILNLVSNAVKFTKDGGQICVVVNEFDDKVNISVEDNGIGIDEEFIYEAFNRYSIGGNCNPDRKSGTGIGLFVVKQLIELQGGKIEIKRNSDLGTTVSIEFRKGI; encoded by the coding sequence ATGGAAAAGTATAAAAGACAATCAAATGATTTTGTTATGAGTAAATCTATAATCATATATATTTATATAGCAAGTATATTTTTATATTTTATATTAAAATTTATTGTTAATGATGCTAATGTACATATACCTTTAATTTTTAGAATTTATTACATAACCCTAAGTATAACTTTATTTGTATTATTAAAGCAAGTGAGAAGATTTTACAAGAGATATGTTTCGAAGATAATAATAATATTTTTCTCACTAATGATTTTTATATCAGCGTTTGGATTTATAATGAAAATTTATGATGCAAATAATTTAATGGAAATTAAAAATTATATAAATTTAAGCAGAGAGAGTATATTACTAATAGAAACTTTTGCTAGTTATGTATTAACTGAATATTATTTTGAAAGAAGAAAATTAAAGATAGAAAGTTATGGAATATTAATTTTAATTATTACATGCACTTTACTGAGTCATTTTTCTAATTTGACTATACTCTTTGTGAAAATTATGTATACGGTTATTGAGATACCAGCATTTATAAAAATAGTTATGAACTTAAAAAAATCAAACTACTTAAGGGAACATGGATGGAGCATTATAAAAGTTTACATATCCTCAACGGTTCTGATATTTTTAATTAATATATATGCATTTAACAATAGCCAATATATAAAAGAGGCATTAATTGAAGTTATACATTTTGCAAACTTTACAATGCTTTGGAATTTTATTATATCTAGGTTGGTTAAAGATCCATATAGGGCCTTATCAAGTTCATTGAATTATAAAAATGGGGAATTAGATGAACTAAATCATGAAATAGAATTAGGGAATACCAAGTTGGAGAGTTCAATAAATTTATTAAAAAGCAAAGAGTATTTATATTCAACATTATTTAGGTTCATGCCACATCCAATTATAATTCTGAATGCAGAGAATGATAGAATATTATTTGTGAATAAGCAATTTCTAAAGATTTCAGGAATCTCAAAAAAAAGAGAAATAATAAATAAAAAAATAAGCAATTATATTGATTTTATAAATAACAATACAGAAAATAAGGATTATAATGCAATCCTTTATATAGGAAATCAAAAAAAATTTATAAAAGCAGAATTTTTGCCTTATTATGAAAATTTATCATGGAAGTTGCTATTGATTAAAGATAGAACTTCTAAAGTTCTTGTGGATGAAATAAGGAAAGAAGTTGAGAATAAACAAATTGAAGAAAGTATTAGGAGAGAATTTCTTTCAAATATAAGTCATGATTTGAAAACGCCAATAAATGTAATATATTCGGCAATGCAGGTAGAAAAAATATATGTTCAAAAAGAAGACTTTGATATTTTAAAGAAATATAATGATATATCCAAGCAAAACTGTATCTCTTTAATTAAATTAACCAATAATTTAATAGATAATTCAAAGATAAATTCCCATTATTTAACGCCAAGATTAGAGAATATGAACATAGTTGAGGTCATAGAGGACAATGTAATGTCATTAGTAGAATATGTGAAGTTAAATAATATAGATTTAATTTTTGATACTAACACTGAAGAGTGTTACTTAGATATTGATCGTGAATTTATGTATAGGATAATTCTAAATTTAGTTTCTAATGCTGTGAAGTTTACCAAAGATGGTGGACAAATATGTGTGGTGGTAAATGAATTTGATGATAAGGTTAATATATCTGTAGAAGATAATGGAATTGGAATAGATGAAGAATTTATATATGAAGCATTTAATAGATATTCAATTGGAGGAAATTGTAATCCTGACCGAAAAAGTGGGACAGGCATAGGGCTTTTTGTAGTAAAGCAATTAATTGAACTACAAGGCGGAAAAATAGAAATAAAAAGAAATAGTGATTTAGGGACAACTGTAAGTATTGAATTTAGGAAAGGGATATAG